The proteins below come from a single Salinilacihabitans rarus genomic window:
- a CDS encoding group I intron-associated PD-(D/E)XK endonuclease, whose product MSRNEGHLDGELAEFAVATDLIRNGCRVSYTHGQYKYDLVADKDDELLRVQVKKANQNNRKPWKYRIFTDRYEAGQVDLFAGYIVDKDEVFYATFEEVGAKEFRINTKSRKQMIESNAERAKLLEDHTFERAVAKLDENCN is encoded by the coding sequence ATGAGTCGGAATGAAGGCCACCTCGATGGCGAATTAGCCGAATTCGCCGTTGCGACGGACTTGATTCGTAACGGGTGTCGAGTCTCATATACGCACGGCCAGTATAAGTACGACCTCGTTGCAGACAAGGACGACGAGCTGCTCCGAGTCCAAGTCAAGAAAGCGAATCAGAACAACCGCAAACCATGGAAATATCGAATCTTCACAGATCGGTATGAGGCAGGTCAAGTCGACCTGTTTGCTGGATACATTGTTGACAAAGACGAGGTGTTCTATGCAACTTTCGAAGAAGTCGGCGCAAAAGAATTCCGAATCAATACTAAAAGCCGTAAGCAGATGATCGAGTCGAATGCGGAACGAGCGAAATTACTCGAAGATCACACGTTCGAACGGGCGGTTGCGAAATTAGATGAGAATTGCAATTGA
- a CDS encoding DUF7511 domain-containing protein, whose product MTVNEAPVGDADGRRQDGTLELLTDDEVNWTAVPAEATGDERMTRWITVECHLLCDLEEWR is encoded by the coding sequence ATGACCGTGAACGAGGCCCCCGTCGGCGACGCCGACGGCCGTCGGCAGGATGGTACCCTCGAGTTGCTCACCGACGACGAGGTGAACTGGACCGCCGTCCCGGCCGAGGCCACCGGCGACGAGCGGATGACCCGCTGGATCACGGTCGAGTGCCACCTCCTCTGTGACCTCGAGGAGTGGCGCTGA
- a CDS encoding helicase-related protein: MMSLEAGDAILLNGTPAEVIKTYSVGDLEYLRAYVEDEGVKTVCIDDVEIEPKHEQMGELEPASADQLHPDHEAVSADWFDLRSQALQLQIAHEQGQLLSISNSLVRLEPYQLAAVNWVMQKLRQRALIADDVGLGKTIEAGLILKELTARNRADRVLFVVPAHLQKKWIRDMDRFFDIDLTPADRQWVEGERRRLGEEANIWDQDHQQMVTSQAFLRQDEFQPALEEAFWDVVVVDEAHKAAKRGESPSKTSKMVERVAGNSDALLLLSATPHDGKGEAFRSLVEYIDPFLVAEDQELSKEAVDRVMIRRGKQTIYDENGERIFPDRDVNTVPVEMTHEERQFYRAVTDYVKNVYNRSEKLNEPAVGFAMALMQKRLVSSIGAIQSTLSRRLRDLVDEQSTTTSLSDEAAAYLDGEDLDEDDKQEAEEELAALTVTESDAQLEEEIETLRDLVSLAEGIPVDSKAQKVRRYIQQLLEEQPDEKLLLFTEYRDTLDYLLDLVKDEPWADEILVIHGDVDKEERARIEDEFNHGQSRLLFATDAASEGIDLQHSCHIMVNYELPWNPNRLEQRIGRIHRYGQDKEVKVWNFSFEDTREGEIFEMLQNKVENIRGKLGNTADVLGMLDDIDVDSLIMDSIQNEEPPSATKEELEELIDERQRTLEEWYERSLIDTSTFDQESREKIQEVMDESEDVYGTEADIHEFVERGVEALGGDVEKAGNNLYRAELPDSLRQGTDEEYGPFTFSRDFAMDHDGIDYVSPDDELVQRLMQHVLNSEQGDVGLKLLPFIDEPGIGYNYRVKFEDGTGEVIREDMIPVYVDAHHQDPRERLGQRVVQGDSVKGSPDADRVRSLIQSQDQLRAAADRYISQRVASLREELHQRRREETQQELDDLEEYAEAERQRIEEFIEDYERKAEAGSNMDIAIRGQRERLNKLEQRIEDRRKELERKAQVISLAPDVENLCLALPV, translated from the coding sequence ATGATGTCTCTCGAAGCCGGCGACGCGATTCTCCTAAACGGCACCCCTGCCGAGGTCATTAAGACCTACTCGGTTGGTGATCTCGAATACCTCCGAGCGTACGTCGAAGACGAAGGCGTGAAAACCGTCTGTATCGACGACGTCGAAATCGAGCCAAAACACGAGCAGATGGGTGAGTTAGAACCAGCGTCAGCCGATCAACTCCATCCCGACCACGAGGCAGTCTCAGCCGATTGGTTCGATCTACGCTCCCAGGCTCTCCAACTTCAGATTGCCCATGAACAAGGCCAGTTACTGAGTATTTCGAACTCGCTGGTTCGCCTCGAACCATACCAGCTCGCCGCAGTCAACTGGGTAATGCAGAAACTGCGCCAGCGTGCGCTCATCGCCGACGACGTTGGCCTTGGGAAGACTATCGAAGCCGGCCTCATCCTCAAGGAACTCACCGCTCGAAATCGTGCTGACCGTGTTCTGTTCGTCGTTCCTGCGCATCTCCAGAAGAAGTGGATTCGGGACATGGACCGCTTCTTCGACATCGATCTCACGCCGGCAGACCGACAGTGGGTCGAGGGAGAACGTCGCCGACTTGGCGAGGAGGCGAACATCTGGGATCAGGACCACCAGCAGATGGTAACGAGCCAGGCATTCCTCAGACAGGACGAGTTCCAACCCGCCCTCGAGGAAGCCTTCTGGGACGTCGTTGTGGTCGACGAGGCACACAAGGCCGCCAAACGGGGGGAGTCGCCGAGCAAGACGTCGAAGATGGTCGAACGGGTCGCCGGCAATTCCGACGCTCTCCTGCTACTCAGCGCGACACCGCACGACGGCAAGGGCGAGGCATTTCGTTCACTTGTCGAGTACATCGACCCCTTCCTCGTCGCCGAGGATCAAGAGCTCTCCAAGGAGGCCGTCGACCGCGTGATGATCCGTCGAGGGAAACAGACAATCTACGACGAGAACGGCGAGCGTATCTTCCCCGATCGCGACGTCAATACGGTTCCCGTCGAGATGACCCACGAGGAGCGGCAGTTCTACCGCGCCGTCACCGACTACGTCAAGAACGTTTACAACCGCTCTGAGAAGCTGAACGAGCCGGCAGTCGGATTCGCGATGGCACTCATGCAGAAACGCCTCGTCAGCAGCATCGGGGCCATTCAGTCGACGTTGAGTCGACGACTGCGAGACCTCGTCGACGAGCAGTCGACTACCACCAGTCTCTCGGACGAAGCCGCCGCGTATCTGGACGGAGAGGACCTCGACGAAGACGACAAGCAAGAGGCCGAAGAGGAACTCGCCGCCCTAACTGTCACCGAGAGCGACGCGCAGCTCGAGGAAGAGATTGAGACGCTCCGCGACCTCGTCTCGCTCGCTGAGGGCATTCCTGTCGACTCCAAGGCCCAGAAGGTACGGCGCTACATCCAGCAATTGCTCGAGGAGCAACCCGACGAGAAACTGCTGCTGTTCACCGAATACCGCGACACGCTGGACTACCTGCTCGACCTGGTAAAGGACGAACCTTGGGCTGACGAGATTCTCGTCATCCACGGTGACGTCGACAAGGAGGAACGCGCCCGCATAGAGGACGAATTCAACCACGGACAGTCCCGCCTGCTCTTCGCGACTGACGCAGCGAGTGAGGGGATCGACCTCCAGCACAGCTGCCACATCATGGTGAACTACGAACTGCCGTGGAACCCGAATCGCCTCGAGCAGCGCATCGGTCGCATCCATCGCTACGGCCAAGACAAGGAGGTCAAGGTCTGGAACTTCTCGTTCGAGGATACTCGTGAGGGCGAGATTTTCGAGATGCTCCAGAACAAGGTCGAGAATATCCGGGGCAAACTTGGGAACACCGCTGACGTACTGGGAATGCTCGACGACATCGACGTCGACTCGCTCATCATGGATTCCATCCAGAACGAGGAGCCCCCGAGCGCGACCAAAGAGGAACTCGAAGAGCTCATCGACGAGCGCCAGCGCACGCTCGAGGAGTGGTACGAGCGCAGCCTGATCGACACGAGTACGTTCGACCAGGAAAGCCGTGAGAAGATTCAGGAAGTCATGGACGAGTCGGAGGACGTCTACGGAACCGAGGCGGACATTCACGAGTTCGTCGAGCGTGGGGTCGAGGCGCTCGGCGGGGATGTAGAAAAGGCCGGAAACAATCTCTACAGGGCCGAACTACCCGACTCTCTCCGGCAAGGAACCGATGAGGAGTACGGCCCGTTCACGTTTAGCCGTGACTTCGCGATGGACCACGACGGTATCGACTACGTGTCTCCCGACGACGAGTTGGTCCAGCGACTCATGCAACACGTACTGAATAGTGAGCAGGGCGATGTCGGTCTGAAGCTTCTCCCGTTCATCGACGAGCCAGGGATCGGCTACAACTACCGTGTGAAGTTCGAGGACGGGACAGGTGAGGTCATTCGCGAAGATATGATTCCAGTGTACGTCGATGCTCACCATCAGGATCCTCGAGAGCGACTGGGCCAACGTGTCGTTCAGGGGGACAGCGTCAAAGGATCGCCCGATGCAGACCGCGTGCGCTCTCTGATTCAGAGCCAGGATCAACTGCGAGCAGCAGCTGATCGCTACATCAGTCAGCGGGTCGCATCGCTGCGAGAAGAGCTCCATCAACGCCGGCGAGAGGAGACTCAGCAAGAACTGGATGATCTGGAGGAATACGCAGAAGCTGAGCGCCAACGAATTGAGGAGTTCATCGAGGACTATGAACGCAAGGCTGAGGCCGGATCAAACATGGACATTGCCATTCGCGGTCAACGGGAGCGGCTCAACAAGCTCGAGCAGCGTATCGAAGATCGGCGCAAGGAATTGGAACGAAAAGCGCAGGTGATCTCGCTTGCTCCGGATGTTGAGAATCTCTGCCTTGCTCTTCCAGTTTAG
- a CDS encoding tyrosine-type recombinase/integrase, whose translation MSKSDKRQPSSPREPIQITVDEAVEAYLSRRKTESKTTQGTVETHRKRLNHLVEYCELEGIEYVCDLRGKDIEQYREWRRTEATEKVDVLAPKTLQEHMKTIRVFFRAMESMEYVTPGMADRVYVPDIEDEDETSDEILEYDRAEEILSHIAKAESGKAEEVVWRLFVDSGLRLGSVHSIDVPDVHLDAEVPHIELRNRPEEGTNLKNRDDSERRVFITEETAEAIEQYLQYNHPKVTDDYGRMPLIGTSHGRANPSTIRGMVYKWTRPCELGETCPHGKQPSTCETAENRDKPSDCPSTRSPHDIRRGYITHVSSEGVPPRVLSDRVDAEPGTVKKYYNKNDDEEKMQARKELIERIMQDEEEVNY comes from the coding sequence ATGAGTAAGTCGGACAAGCGACAGCCATCAAGTCCTCGAGAGCCAATCCAGATCACCGTCGATGAGGCCGTCGAAGCGTATCTCAGTCGGCGCAAAACCGAGAGTAAAACGACGCAAGGAACCGTCGAGACACATCGAAAGCGCCTGAACCACCTCGTGGAATACTGCGAACTCGAGGGAATCGAATACGTCTGCGATCTTCGCGGGAAAGACATCGAACAGTATCGCGAGTGGCGACGGACTGAGGCTACTGAAAAGGTCGATGTGTTGGCTCCTAAGACGCTCCAAGAGCATATGAAGACGATTCGTGTCTTCTTCCGCGCGATGGAGTCGATGGAGTACGTAACGCCAGGAATGGCCGATCGCGTGTATGTCCCGGACATCGAAGACGAAGACGAGACGAGTGATGAGATCCTCGAGTATGACCGTGCAGAGGAGATCCTGAGCCACATCGCGAAAGCCGAAAGTGGAAAAGCAGAGGAAGTCGTGTGGCGACTGTTCGTGGATAGCGGTCTGAGACTCGGCAGCGTTCACTCGATCGACGTACCTGACGTTCATCTCGATGCAGAAGTTCCTCACATCGAGCTTCGAAACCGACCTGAAGAAGGAACAAACTTGAAAAATCGCGACGACTCCGAACGGCGCGTCTTCATTACAGAAGAAACCGCTGAAGCCATCGAACAGTATCTCCAGTACAATCATCCCAAGGTCACCGACGACTATGGTCGCATGCCGCTCATAGGGACGTCCCATGGTCGAGCGAATCCTTCCACCATCCGCGGGATGGTCTACAAATGGACACGGCCCTGTGAACTCGGGGAAACGTGCCCTCACGGTAAGCAGCCCAGCACCTGTGAAACAGCGGAGAATCGGGACAAGCCATCGGATTGTCCATCGACTCGCTCGCCACACGACATCCGACGTGGGTACATCACTCACGTCAGTAGTGAGGGGGTCCCACCGCGAGTCCTGAGTGATCGCGTCGACGCCGAACCGGGGACGGTAAAAAAGTATTACAACAAGAACGACGACGAAGAAAAGATGCAAGCTCGTAAAGAGCTCATAGAGCGCATCATGCAGGACGAAGAAGAGGTTAACTACTAG
- a CDS encoding geranylgeranylglycerol-phosphate geranylgeranyltransferase, producing the protein MTLGETARGLLELTRPGNAVAAAVLTFTGAFVAGGLGEHGLAVAAAVAATGLAVGAGNAINDYFDREIDRINRPDRPIPRGAVSPRGALAFSGALFAAAVALALVLPALALAIAAVNLLALVAYTEFFKGLPGLGNALVAYLVGSTFLFGGAAVGDVRPTLVLFVLAGVSTLTREIVKDVEDVEGDREEGLHTLPIAIGERRSLQVAAVLLALAVLASPLPYLLGYFEEAYLLVVVPADAVMLSAAYESFENPTAGQTRLKYGMFLAALAFVVGRAAAELGVP; encoded by the coding sequence ATGACCCTCGGGGAGACGGCGCGCGGGTTGCTGGAGTTGACGCGGCCGGGGAACGCGGTCGCGGCGGCGGTGTTGACGTTCACCGGCGCGTTCGTCGCCGGCGGCCTCGGCGAGCACGGCCTCGCGGTCGCCGCGGCGGTCGCCGCGACCGGCCTCGCGGTCGGGGCGGGCAACGCGATCAACGACTACTTCGACCGCGAGATCGACCGGATCAACCGGCCCGACCGGCCCATCCCCCGGGGTGCCGTGAGTCCCCGCGGCGCGCTCGCGTTCAGCGGCGCCCTCTTCGCCGCGGCGGTCGCGCTCGCGCTCGTCCTCCCGGCGCTGGCGCTCGCCATCGCGGCGGTCAACCTGCTCGCGCTCGTCGCCTACACCGAGTTCTTCAAGGGCCTGCCGGGGCTTGGCAACGCGCTGGTCGCCTACCTCGTCGGGAGCACGTTCCTCTTCGGCGGGGCGGCCGTCGGGGACGTCCGGCCGACGCTCGTCCTGTTCGTGCTCGCGGGGGTGTCGACGCTCACCCGCGAGATCGTCAAGGACGTCGAGGACGTCGAGGGCGACCGCGAGGAGGGCCTGCACACGCTGCCGATCGCGATCGGCGAGCGCCGCTCGCTGCAGGTCGCGGCCGTCCTGCTCGCGCTGGCCGTGCTCGCGAGTCCGCTGCCGTACCTGCTCGGGTACTTCGAGGAGGCGTACCTGCTCGTGGTCGTCCCGGCGGACGCGGTCATGCTCTCCGCGGCCTACGAGAGCTTCGAGAACCCGACGGCCGGCCAGACGCGACTGAAGTACGGAATGTTCCTCGCCGCGCTCGCGTTCGTCGTCGGCCGGGCGGCGGCCGAACTGGGGGTCCCGTGA
- the pglZ gene encoding BREX-5 system phosphatase PglZ, which translates to MPATKTLPQCAEDAIQTAINEAPDEDPVILWWDDGGYLRDIVESVSQSLGCAFHAAEQTPLELRADAPRDRTVWYVPQARSDDVDWFKDVENTGGVVEQHIGKLAARCFEKDRLQAASIRTAYEEADGEDREQVAKTLFQELNGDGGLPTLQGLKTKIVLDGHDDPVQFVLEHGAENLPNPDDDEERDDFLEIRDLLVDEGITAVEGVTDENVLVTRTRRWAVAEWLVEEGLEKSHLDAEYQPEPSSGLGISRPELQSLLSKVDSERAEELAHVYLDPDARFWHDILRTYDDPWELADCPVDASLEHELWDEWAQSFHAGEYETCAGRASKRHQRLEMTYGDVPWTHVWEQAVEVANLAQELETWEERGDTTDVVDLYGDVEDGTWQIDNAVFNLIISGEPERDLPEEHPATATLDDLRISLTESRYLEYLSDLGDLVIDQIEAGSPFVGESYAHQFFDQEKEHLQSGQSVALFIVDALRFDLAHELAEAVRHELPGLEVDENAWVGTLPSDTEFGKAALTPGSKFSFNIELDDGELVPERNGRTISNYQREKLLKDDGWSYIMQSEDDESGWSNTRVAYYWNDLDKAGEEELTDFEALFSDRIETISDIICEKLEQGEWDRAYILADHGFVSLPKTVDIDDIHPPDEAEKVTRRWVAGENIDEDAPGVLLDENAHLGYLDEDTKISALADPIQRFRNQGLPDARFYHGGVLPQEFVLNFVTITQE; encoded by the coding sequence ATGCCCGCGACGAAGACCCTCCCACAGTGCGCTGAAGACGCTATCCAGACCGCTATCAACGAGGCGCCCGACGAGGACCCAGTCATCCTCTGGTGGGACGACGGTGGCTACCTGCGCGACATCGTCGAGAGCGTGAGCCAATCGCTGGGGTGTGCGTTCCACGCGGCCGAACAGACGCCACTCGAGCTACGCGCCGACGCACCCCGTGATCGAACCGTCTGGTACGTACCGCAGGCGCGCAGCGACGATGTAGACTGGTTCAAGGACGTCGAGAACACTGGTGGAGTTGTCGAACAACATATCGGAAAACTCGCGGCACGCTGCTTCGAGAAGGATCGTTTGCAGGCAGCCTCGATCCGTACGGCCTACGAGGAAGCTGACGGCGAAGACCGGGAACAAGTCGCGAAGACGCTCTTCCAAGAACTCAACGGCGACGGTGGCCTTCCAACGCTTCAGGGACTTAAGACGAAAATTGTCCTCGACGGCCACGACGATCCCGTCCAGTTCGTCCTCGAACACGGCGCCGAGAATCTCCCGAATCCCGATGACGACGAGGAACGGGACGACTTTCTGGAGATTCGTGACCTGCTGGTCGATGAGGGCATCACCGCCGTCGAAGGCGTGACCGATGAGAACGTACTCGTAACGCGCACCCGCCGCTGGGCAGTTGCAGAGTGGCTCGTGGAAGAAGGCCTCGAGAAGTCACACCTCGACGCTGAGTACCAGCCCGAACCAAGCTCAGGACTCGGTATTTCCCGGCCTGAACTCCAGTCGCTGCTGAGCAAGGTCGATTCCGAGCGTGCCGAAGAGCTGGCACACGTCTATCTCGACCCTGATGCCCGCTTCTGGCACGACATTCTGCGTACCTACGACGACCCGTGGGAACTCGCCGACTGTCCCGTTGACGCCTCGCTCGAACACGAGCTCTGGGACGAGTGGGCGCAGTCGTTCCACGCCGGCGAGTACGAGACGTGCGCGGGTCGTGCATCCAAGCGCCACCAGCGTCTCGAAATGACCTATGGCGACGTTCCGTGGACGCACGTCTGGGAGCAGGCCGTTGAAGTTGCTAATCTCGCCCAGGAACTTGAGACGTGGGAGGAACGCGGTGATACGACCGACGTCGTCGATCTCTATGGCGACGTCGAGGACGGAACCTGGCAGATCGACAACGCCGTCTTCAACCTCATTATCTCTGGCGAACCAGAACGTGACCTCCCCGAAGAGCATCCCGCAACGGCGACACTCGACGACCTGCGCATATCGCTAACAGAGTCACGCTACCTCGAGTACCTCAGTGACCTCGGCGATCTCGTCATCGATCAGATCGAAGCGGGATCGCCGTTCGTCGGTGAAAGCTACGCCCACCAGTTCTTCGATCAGGAGAAGGAACACCTCCAGAGCGGTCAGAGCGTCGCGCTCTTCATCGTCGACGCGTTGCGCTTCGACCTCGCACACGAACTGGCAGAAGCTGTTCGGCACGAGCTTCCGGGCCTCGAAGTTGACGAGAACGCCTGGGTCGGGACGCTTCCCTCTGACACCGAGTTCGGAAAGGCGGCACTCACGCCGGGCAGCAAGTTCAGCTTCAACATCGAACTGGACGACGGCGAACTCGTGCCCGAGCGAAACGGCCGCACGATCAGCAACTACCAGCGCGAGAAGTTGCTGAAGGACGACGGCTGGAGCTACATCATGCAGAGCGAGGACGACGAATCAGGCTGGTCCAACACCCGCGTCGCCTACTACTGGAACGACCTCGACAAGGCCGGTGAGGAGGAACTGACTGACTTCGAGGCGCTGTTCAGCGATCGTATCGAGACAATCTCAGACATCATCTGCGAGAAGCTCGAGCAGGGCGAGTGGGACCGCGCGTACATCCTCGCTGACCATGGCTTCGTCTCGCTCCCGAAGACCGTCGACATCGACGACATCCACCCGCCGGACGAGGCTGAGAAAGTCACACGGCGCTGGGTCGCCGGCGAGAACATCGACGAAGACGCACCTGGCGTCCTACTCGACGAGAATGCTCACCTGGGCTATCTCGATGAAGATACGAAGATCAGTGCACTCGCCGACCCGATTCAGCGCTTCCGCAATCAGGGACTGCCCGACGCTCGCTTCTACCATGGTGGAGTCCTTCCGCAGGAGTTCGTCCTGAACTTCGTCACTATCACACAGGAATAA
- a CDS encoding DUF7344 domain-containing protein: MILSSQRRVNVARYLLEESPEPPVDVGDLAEGVAAIEVSKEPRQVTGVEKHRVYVSLIQSHLDPLHRQDVVRFDHDRNVVYPGANLRTFYAFAILLPGSNIQ; this comes from the coding sequence ATGATCCTCAGTAGTCAACGACGCGTCAATGTCGCCCGCTATCTGCTCGAGGAATCTCCCGAACCACCAGTAGATGTCGGTGATCTGGCCGAGGGAGTTGCAGCAATCGAGGTCAGCAAAGAACCGCGCCAGGTCACCGGGGTAGAGAAGCATCGAGTCTACGTCTCGCTCATCCAAAGCCATCTTGACCCTCTCCACCGACAAGATGTTGTCCGATTCGACCACGACCGCAATGTCGTCTATCCAGGAGCAAATCTACGGACGTTCTACGCTTTCGCGATCTTGTTACCTGGTTCCAACATTCAGTAG